One part of the Roseomonas gilardii genome encodes these proteins:
- a CDS encoding XdhC family protein produces the protein MSDTPTENPVTGEDILAAADAWRREGEEVALATVVETWGSSPRPPGSRLAVSGSGRLAGSVSGGCIEGAVAEVAQAVMRDGQPQLLDFGISDERAWEVGLACGGKLKVFVEKLA, from the coding sequence ATGAGCGATACCCCCACGGAGAACCCCGTGACGGGCGAGGACATCCTGGCCGCCGCCGATGCCTGGCGCCGGGAAGGCGAGGAGGTGGCCCTGGCCACGGTGGTGGAGACCTGGGGCTCCTCGCCCCGCCCGCCCGGCTCGCGCCTCGCCGTCAGCGGCTCCGGCCGCCTCGCCGGCTCCGTGTCCGGCGGCTGCATTGAGGGCGCGGTGGCCGAGGTGGCGCAGGCGGTGATGCGCGACGGCCAGCCGCAACTGCTGGATTTCGGCATCTCCGACGAGCGCGCCTGGGAGGTCGGCCTCGCCTGCGGCGGCAAGCTCAAGGTCTTCGTGGAGAAGCTGGCTTGA
- a CDS encoding XdhC family protein, which yields MRTEVFARLRAAQAEKRPVTLLTRLPDGAQRLWGAGEDAEDTPPELAEAARAALAGDAARSVELGGETWFVHPHNPPLRLILVGAVHIAQALVPMAVAAGFAVAVVDPRRAFATEERFARGATLIHEWPDDAMALLGPDPRSAVVTLTHDPKFDDAALDAALRSEAFYIGALGSRRTHGKRLARLAELGHGEAALARIHAPVGLNIGAVTAPEIAVSILAEIVAVRRGAALGRRT from the coding sequence TTGAGAACCGAGGTCTTCGCGCGGCTGCGCGCCGCCCAGGCGGAAAAGCGCCCCGTCACCCTGCTGACGCGCCTGCCGGACGGGGCGCAGCGCCTCTGGGGCGCCGGCGAGGATGCGGAGGACACCCCGCCCGAACTGGCCGAGGCCGCCCGCGCGGCGCTGGCCGGGGATGCGGCGCGGAGCGTCGAGCTGGGGGGCGAGACCTGGTTCGTCCATCCGCACAACCCGCCGCTGCGGCTGATCCTGGTGGGCGCGGTGCATATCGCCCAGGCGCTCGTGCCGATGGCGGTGGCGGCGGGCTTCGCCGTGGCGGTGGTGGACCCGCGCCGCGCCTTCGCCACGGAGGAGCGCTTCGCCAGGGGGGCCACGCTGATCCATGAATGGCCTGACGACGCCATGGCCCTGCTCGGCCCGGACCCCCGCAGCGCCGTGGTGACGCTGACCCATGACCCGAAATTCGACGATGCCGCGTTGGACGCCGCGCTGCGCAGCGAGGCCTTCTACATCGGCGCCCTGGGCAGCCGCCGCACCCATGGGAAGCGCCTCGCCCGGCTGGCCGAGCTGGGCCATGGCGAGGCCGCCCTGGCCCGCATCCACGCGCCGGTCGGGCTGAACATCGGCGCCGTCACCGCGCCGGAGATCGCGGTCTCCATCCTGGCGGAGATCGTGGCGGTGCGCCGTGGCGCCGCGCTCGGGCGGAGGACGTGA
- a CDS encoding NTP transferase domain-containing protein, translated as MIFGPTPLAEALGAVLAHTHRLPGRVLKKGTVLDAAALAALSEAGEREVIAARLEPGDVAEDEAAGRLAEALLRPGLTRSRAATGRVNLFAGVPGVLALDVALIDRLNALDESLTLATQPAFAPLSAREMAATIKVIPFAVPGAVLEEAEALARAGHALSFHPYRPFRAGLVMSSLPGMKESILAGTLEATRARVEAVGGELLPAEQVPHEEAAIAGALHRLRAAGAELLMVIGASAVVDRRDVGPAAITRAGGGIEHFGMPVDPGNLLCLGRLEGLPALVLPGCARSPALNGFDWVLQRLAAGIPVTGRDIQRLGAGGLLMEIETRPLPRAAAGRAEPSPRPGHRPVAALVLAAGLSRRMGPVNKLLAEDAAGRPMIARTVDHVLASRAEPVIVVTGHERERVEAALAGRPVRFVHAADHAEGLSASLRAGLGAVPEECEGALVCLGDMPLVGPGTLDRILDGFDPAAGRSVVQPVHEGQPGNPVLWGREFFAEIGALTGDRGARGLLARHAAHLAAVPVTEDSVLRDFDTPEALARLAAPA; from the coding sequence GTGATCTTCGGCCCCACCCCGCTGGCGGAAGCGCTGGGCGCCGTCCTGGCCCATACCCACCGGCTGCCGGGGCGCGTGCTGAAGAAGGGCACGGTGCTGGACGCGGCCGCCCTGGCCGCCCTGTCGGAAGCCGGGGAGCGCGAGGTCATCGCCGCCCGGCTGGAGCCCGGCGACGTGGCCGAGGACGAGGCCGCCGGCCGGCTGGCCGAGGCGCTGCTGCGGCCCGGCCTCACCCGCTCCCGCGCGGCGACCGGGCGGGTGAACCTCTTCGCCGGGGTGCCGGGGGTGCTGGCGCTGGACGTGGCGCTGATCGACCGGCTGAACGCGCTGGACGAGAGCCTGACCCTGGCCACGCAGCCGGCCTTCGCGCCCCTGTCGGCGCGGGAGATGGCGGCCACCATCAAGGTCATTCCCTTCGCCGTGCCCGGCGCCGTGCTGGAGGAGGCCGAGGCCCTCGCCCGGGCGGGGCATGCCCTGTCCTTCCATCCCTATCGCCCCTTCCGGGCCGGGCTGGTGATGAGCAGCCTGCCGGGCATGAAGGAGAGCATCCTCGCCGGCACGCTGGAGGCGACGCGCGCCCGGGTGGAGGCGGTGGGCGGCGAGCTGCTGCCCGCCGAGCAGGTGCCCCATGAGGAGGCCGCCATCGCCGGGGCCCTGCACCGGCTGCGGGCGGCGGGCGCCGAGCTGCTGATGGTGATCGGCGCCTCCGCCGTGGTGGACCGGCGCGATGTCGGCCCCGCCGCCATCACCCGCGCGGGGGGTGGGATCGAGCATTTCGGCATGCCGGTGGACCCGGGCAACCTGCTCTGCCTGGGGCGCCTGGAGGGGCTTCCGGCCCTGGTCCTGCCCGGCTGCGCCCGCAGCCCGGCGCTGAACGGCTTCGACTGGGTGCTCCAGCGCCTGGCCGCCGGCATTCCCGTCACCGGGCGCGACATCCAGCGGCTGGGCGCGGGCGGGCTGCTGATGGAGATCGAGACCCGCCCCCTGCCCCGCGCCGCCGCCGGGCGGGCCGAGCCTTCCCCCCGCCCCGGCCATCGCCCGGTGGCCGCGCTGGTGCTGGCCGCCGGGCTGTCGCGCCGCATGGGGCCGGTGAACAAGCTGCTGGCCGAGGATGCCGCCGGGCGGCCCATGATCGCCCGCACGGTGGACCATGTCCTGGCCAGCCGGGCCGAGCCGGTGATCGTGGTGACCGGCCATGAGCGCGAGCGCGTCGAGGCCGCGCTGGCCGGGCGCCCCGTGCGCTTCGTGCATGCGGCGGACCATGCCGAGGGGCTTTCCGCCTCGCTCCGCGCCGGGCTGGGGGCGGTGCCGGAGGAATGCGAGGGTGCGCTGGTCTGCCTCGGCGACATGCCGCTGGTCGGGCCCGGCACGCTGGACCGCATCCTGGACGGCTTCGACCCGGCGGCGGGGCGAAGCGTGGTGCAGCCGGTCCATGAGGGGCAGCCGGGCAATCCGGTCCTCTGGGGGCGGGAGTTCTTCGCCGAGATCGGTGCCCTGACCGGCGACCGCGGGGCGCGCGGGCTGCTGGCCCGCCATGCCGCCCATCTCGCCGCCGTCCCCGTGACCGAGGATTCCGTGCTGCGCGACTTCGACACGCCGGAGGCTCTGGCACGGCTGGCCGCCCCGGCCTGA
- a CDS encoding M81 family metallopeptidase, with translation MRIAIGGFQHESHSFAPRPATWADFLAPGGAPPLLRPAAMLDVIRPTSFPAAGAIRAAEAKGIAVAPLSWATTGPSGPVTAEAFERMAALLLHDLQEAMAQGPLDAIYLELHGAMVAEGFGDAEGELLRRFRAVAGDIPIGASLDPHANLTAAMVAHSDILVPYRTYPHVDGAECGARTVELLLRRIERGAPFAKSFRQADYWTPITGQCTLVSPMADVMAERARLEAMTQGVVELGFCFGFPYADFADCGMAVAAYAESQEAADDAAEGFLADLARREADFVPDLLDAAEAVATAIRLSREVKGPVVIADTQDNPGGGGHGDTTGLLRELVRQDARDATVALINDAGSAAALHAAGEGATVTLALGGKTDGAPAEVTGVVTRLSDGRFTCTGPMAKGNRVDLGPSALLAVGGVKVIVTSRKMQALDQMLIRHFGIDPARERILALKSSVHFRADFQPIAGRVLVAVAPGPVVADPSTLPFRHIRPGVRLKPGANAVTG, from the coding sequence ATGCGCATCGCCATCGGCGGCTTCCAGCACGAAAGCCATTCCTTCGCCCCGCGCCCCGCCACCTGGGCCGACTTCCTGGCACCGGGCGGGGCGCCGCCGCTGCTGCGGCCCGCCGCGATGCTGGACGTGATCCGCCCGACCAGCTTCCCCGCCGCCGGCGCCATCCGCGCGGCCGAGGCGAAGGGCATCGCCGTGGCGCCGCTGAGCTGGGCCACCACCGGCCCCTCCGGCCCCGTCACGGCCGAGGCCTTCGAGCGCATGGCGGCGCTGCTGCTGCACGATCTGCAGGAGGCCATGGCGCAGGGGCCGCTCGACGCGATCTACCTGGAGCTGCACGGCGCCATGGTGGCGGAGGGTTTCGGCGATGCGGAGGGCGAGCTGCTGCGCCGCTTCCGCGCCGTGGCCGGCGACATCCCGATCGGCGCCAGCCTGGACCCGCATGCCAACCTGACCGCCGCCATGGTGGCGCACAGCGATATCCTCGTGCCCTACCGTACCTATCCGCATGTGGACGGCGCGGAATGCGGCGCCCGGACGGTGGAGCTGCTGCTCCGCCGCATCGAACGCGGCGCGCCCTTCGCGAAGAGCTTCCGGCAGGCGGATTACTGGACCCCGATCACCGGGCAATGCACGCTGGTCTCGCCCATGGCCGATGTGATGGCGGAGCGGGCGCGGCTGGAGGCCATGACGCAGGGCGTGGTGGAGCTCGGCTTCTGCTTCGGCTTCCCCTATGCCGATTTCGCCGATTGCGGCATGGCCGTCGCCGCCTATGCCGAAAGCCAGGAGGCGGCGGACGATGCCGCCGAGGGCTTCCTCGCCGATCTGGCGCGGCGGGAGGCGGATTTCGTGCCCGACCTGCTCGATGCCGCCGAGGCCGTCGCCACCGCCATCCGCCTGTCGCGGGAGGTCAAGGGCCCCGTGGTGATCGCCGACACGCAGGACAATCCCGGCGGCGGCGGCCATGGCGACACGACCGGGCTGCTGCGGGAACTGGTGCGCCAGGACGCGCGGGACGCCACCGTCGCGCTGATCAACGATGCCGGGAGCGCCGCGGCGCTGCATGCGGCGGGCGAGGGGGCCACCGTCACCCTCGCCCTCGGCGGCAAGACCGATGGCGCCCCGGCAGAGGTGACCGGGGTGGTGACCCGCCTCTCGGACGGGCGCTTCACCTGCACCGGGCCGATGGCCAAGGGGAACCGGGTCGATCTCGGCCCCTCGGCCCTGCTCGCCGTTGGCGGCGTGAAGGTGATCGTCACCAGCCGCAAGATGCAGGCGCTGGACCAGATGCTGATCCGGCATTTCGGCATCGACCCGGCGCGGGAACGCATCCTGGCGCTGAAATCCAGCGTGCATTTCCGCGCGGATTTCCAGCCCATCGCCGGGCGCGTCCTGGTGGCGGTGGCGCCAGGGCCGGTGGTGGCCGACCCCTCCACCCTGCCGTTCCGCCACATCCGCCCCGGTGTGCGGCTGAAGCCGGGCGCGAATGCGGTGACGGGCTGA